A genomic segment from Corythoichthys intestinalis isolate RoL2023-P3 chromosome 2, ASM3026506v1, whole genome shotgun sequence encodes:
- the LOC130907868 gene encoding ras-related protein Rab-9A-like, giving the protein MKTAQAMTSKSPLFKVILLGDGGVGKSSLMNRFVTNKFDSHLFHTIGVEFLNKELEVDGQSITLQIWDTAGQERFRSLRTPFYRGSDCCLLTFSVDDALSFRNLANWKKEFTYYADLKEPNVFPFVVLGNKLDVDKRQVSGEDAQRWCHDNGGLAYFETSAKDAINVASAFEEAVRLILTQDDRDDHLIHTNTVDLSSKSCSDSSCCSSALAS; this is encoded by the coding sequence ATGAAGACTGCccaagccatgacctccaagTCACCTCTGTTCAAGGTCATTCTATTGGGTGATGGCGGCGTGGGCAAGTCCTCCCTCATGAACCGCTTCGTTACCAACAAGTTTGATTCCCACCTCTTCCACACCATCGGTGTGGAGTTCCTCAACAAGGAGCTGGAAGTGGACGGCCAAAGCATCACCCTGCAGATCTGGGACACGGCGGGCCAGGAGCGCTTCCGTAGCCTACGCACTCCCTTCTACCGGGGCTCTGACTGCTGCCTGCTCACCTTCAGCGTGGACGATGCACTAAGCTTCCGCAACCTGGCCAACTGGAAGAAAGAGTTCACCTACTACGCCGACCTCAAGGAGCCCAACGTGTTCCCATTTGTGGtgctcggcaacaaattggacgTGGACAAGCGGCAAGTGTCTGGGGAGGATGCACAACGGTGGTGCCATGACAATGGTGGACTTGCCTACTTTGAGACCAGCGCCAAGGATGCTATCAATGTGGCGTCTGCCTTTGAAGAAGCAGTCCGTTTGATCCTTACGCAGGATGACCGCGATGACCATCTCATTCACACCAACACGGTGGACCTAAGTAGTAAGAGCTGCTCAGATTCCAGCTGCTGCTCAAGTGCTCTGGCCTCCTGA
- the LOC130907858 gene encoding neuronal membrane glycoprotein M6-b-like, producing the protein MDGTKPAMDSNAEETQDEGQESKGCFECCIKCLGGVPYASLVATILCFSGVALFCGCGHVALTGTLTMLENHFSRITSDHATLTLVIQIFQYIIYGIASFFFVYAIVLLAEGFYTTSAIKKELQSDFKTTVCGRCITAFFMFLTYIFALAFLAIFGFTAIPVFLFFNMWNTCAAMRSPESNITSPDSICVDVRQYGIIPWNATPGKACGSTLGDICNTSEFYLSYHLYIVAFAGAGATVIALIHYLMILSANWAYLKSVVSTHDYQDIKTKDDQDLEAEARSKEGQNSSSYS; encoded by the exons gatgcTTCGAGTGCTGCATCAAATGTCTGGGCGGTGTGCCCTACGCCTCCCTGGTGGCCACCATCCTCTGCTTCTCCGGTGTGGCCCTGTTCTGTGGTTGTGGCCATGTGGCACTGACCGGCACTCTGACAATGCTGGAAAACCACTTCTCCAGGATCACCAGCGACCACGCCACCCTCACCTTGGT CATTCAGATATTTCAGTACATCATCTACGGCATTGCTTCCTTCTTCTTTGTGTACGCCATTGTCTTGCTGGCTGAGGGATTCTACACCACAAGCGCCATCAAGAAAGAGCTGCAGAGTGACTTCAAGACCACCGTGTGTGGACGTTGCATCACTGCCTTC TTCATGTTCCTGACCTACATCTTCGCTCTAGCATTCCTCGCCATCTTCGGCTTCACGGCCATCCCAGTGTTCCTCTTTTTCAACATGTGGAACACCTGTGCTGCCATGAGGTCCCCTGAATCCAATATCACCTCGCCCGACTCCATTTGCGTGGATGTCAGGCAATATG GTATTATTCCCTGGAATGCAACACCAGGAAAAGCTTGTGGTTCCACTCTAGGAGACATTTGCAATACCAGTGAG TTCTACCTGTCCTATCATCTCTATATTGTGGCATTTGCCGGCGCTGGAGCGACTGTCATAGCACTG attCACTATCTGATGATCTTGTCTGCCAACTGGGCCTACCTAAAGAGCGTCGTCTCCACGCATGACTACCAGGACATCAAGACTAAGGACGACCAGGACCTGGAGGCGGAGGCGCGCTCCAAGGAGGGCCAGAACTCGTCCTCCTACTCATAA